TAAGCTGGGCCAACACGTTCGTGAGCTCACTGGAAGAGAGTGTCGGCCGTTTGGGAACGGCCTGCCAGGCCGTCGGTTCCGCTTCCAGAAACACGTTTTCGTAGTAGGCCGCGATGATATCACGAAGCTGGGTAGTGATTGTGCGGACCGCTTGCCCTTTGAAGAGGAACTGCATCCACTGACGCACTCGGTCCCGCTGGTGAAGGATTTCTGCGAGGATGATCCGATTGGTGCGTTCCGTTTCGGCTCCTTCGTCGATCTGCCAATCTGGCCAGAGACCTAGCTCAAAATTCAGCGCTTGTGCCGCGCGAACGAAAAAACTGTCCAGCGTGCGAATTTGGACGTGGTGAAAGTACTTGATGATTTTTCGGAGCATGGCAAGGCATTCCTGCGGAGTAACACTCACGCCGGTTGCCTTGCTCAATTCCTCGCACTGTTGGCTATCCTGAGCGGCTTTTGCCAGCCGCGACATCAGCCGATCGAGGATCTCCCCAGCCGCTTTTCTGCTGAACGTGGTGGCAAGGATGCTTTCTATCGGAGTTCCGGCGAACAGAATCGCAAGCAAGCGATTGGTAAGTTGATAGGTTTTTCCGGACCCGGCGCTCGCCCGAATGATCACATTCTTCGGAGCCGTCGCCAGTCCACCGCCGCCTTTTTTTGCCATAGGTTCACTGCCCGTGTGAGTGTCGAAGCAGAAAAAAGGTCTCAAAGGCCTTCTCGAACAAGATAGACCGGTTCGTCGTCCAGCGTCAATTCCGACAGGGCAAGGTGATTGCCCATCAAGTCGAAGACCTCGTAGCGTGCTGGCACGTGCCACTTTAGAGGCTTTTTAGCCCACAGAATGACAACCTCTCGCCCTCGGCTGCGGAAACGATACACCTGGAGGGAGGGGTGCCACGATTCTTTTCCCTGGAATACCAAATCGGGGCCGAGGAACTGCGCCAGGGAGGCCTGAGCGGCATACATTTTCCGCGCACATCCGCCGTACTCGAAAAAGATATTTCCGGCGGTATTCTCGTTGAGCGGACCGCAGGTTCCCGCGTGATAGAAGATCTTCGTCACTCCTGCAGATCCCATCACGGCAGCGAATTTGACCAGATCGATGGAGGCCCGCCACTCGCTGGGGCGCAGGCTCCGGTTCATGGCCTCGTCCCCCACCCGAAATGGAAGGGACGGTGGATCATCATCCGCGTAGCAGCCGATCTCGGTGACCCAGATTGGTTTGCTTGCAAAACCTGCCTGACGCATCATGTCCCGGCAGCGAAGAAAGGCTTCTTCGTAAGCGTCCGGCGATCCGCGGTGCGGATAAAGATGGAGATTCATCACGTCGCACCAGGCAAGGCCACCGGCTTCAATGAAATCGCGAACCCAGCGGGATTCGGGCGGGGCAGCGATCCCACCCACGACCAAACAATTCGGATGGACCTCTTTTATTGCCTGGTACGCTGATCGCAGTAAATCGATGTAGTCGGAAACATGCCACCCGTAGGAATTGGGCAGGGCGTAACTTGTGAACAGCGGTTCGTTGAGGATTTCAATACAGCGCACACGGTCTCGGTAGTGCGTCACGGCGGCGCGGACATAAGCCCCAAAGGCTGAGATGTCTTTGGGCTTCTGAGCGACCACGAGACGTTCCTTGAGGTAGGAATTCGACTGGGCTTCTTGTGCGATGCGCTCCAAATCGGCGGCCGCAGCCCACGGAGTGGCAGGGAAGGGGAGGAGCATGAGGACCTCTCCGTTAAGTGCCAGCACACGGTGGATTTGCTGGTCCGGAATGGAAAAATCAAACGGAGCGGCAGAGTCAGGTTGGACAAGCCGCCACTGACAGGACCAATCCCGCCACCACCTCAAGCCGGCCTGATGGGCCAGCGGAATTAGGAAATCCACGGGGAAGGCGTGATTCATTCCGAAGACGCTATCCTGTTCGCGATATGGTTCGATAAGTGCCGCCCGCAACACCTGACTGGGTGCCCCTTCCGGCTGCCAGGTGATGCGGTAGAAGCCCTTCTTACCGACGAGGAGGCCATCGAAGACCTTTTCCACGCGTGTGTCGGGTGGGATTTCCACAGCCACGGTTTCCGTGTGAACTGTTCGGTCGCGGTAATCATCGATCAAGAGCTTTCCGCGCAGTTGCTGAGTTTTTGAATCGGCATTGTAGGCCCGCAGCCGAAGGGTCAAACCTCGGTCGGGGGCTGTGAAAATGTTACCCGGCTGATCGGTCACCATGCACGACTCGACCAGTCGAGCGGGGGCATAGGGGAGCGAACTTTCTTGAGAAGACAGGCATCGGAATTGAACGGCATCAATCCAGAGAGTTGTATCCTCGTCAGAATTGCTCGCATCCAGCCCAATGGCGCCATAGGCGAACGCGCCTTCGGCTGTAAAGCGGACACTCAACCGTTGCCATTCACTTCCCGCTTGAAGATTCCACGTTCTTGTGCGCTCATCCTGTTTGATCTGCAGTATAACGGGAACGGCGGAGCGGTTTGCCTTGACCGCTGCCGAGAACTCGTAGGTTTTCCCGGGTTCGAGTGGCACCCAGCCTTCATGGGCGACGAGAATGCGTCGAAGTTCCGTGACCGAGGGATCAAAATAGTCGAAGTAGGTGAGCAAACGGTTCTCGCGGGAAACCGTCAGCTTCCAGCTTCGGCGCCCGTGATATGCCTGTGATTCGTCAAGCTCACCTTCCAGACGAAAAAGATTTGCTGCCCAGGATGTTCTGCCCTGGCCGAGACTTCCCCAACCGAAACCTCCCAGTTCAAAACTGCTGTTGGGAAGGAAATTCTGATCGACGCTCGCAGCAAGCTGCGGAAGTCTCCGCGGTCGGAAATCTGGAACCGGAGTCAACTCCACATCGTCCAACCAGAGTGTGCCGGTGCTTTGAAAGTAAATTTGAAACCGACTCTCCTCGGCCGGGAGGTCGGTTGTGGCGCGAAAATAGAACTCGAACGATTCCCACTCGCTCGTGGGCGAAAAGATTTCCTGCAGGCCGGTGGGAGTCCAGTTGCGATAGTTGACCAGTGCGACGGAGACACTTCCCGCGACAAGCTCCTCAGCCCTGGCCCGCAGCCGCAGCCGGTACCATTGTCCACGTTTCACCGATACGACATTGAGCTGGCAAAGCATGGCGTGGCTGTCGGGGAAGCCGCCTTCGAATTTTGTGCACGTGAGTCGCGCCACGTAACCGCCCTCAGACAAGGGTACCCGTTCCAAGCGCTGAACAATCGTCCCTCGGCCGGCCGTTCTCCATCCGTCTGGAACGCCGTCACCATCGCTATCCTGTTCGAAAGAGCCGTTGAATACGCTCTCCATTGCCAGAAGCGAAGACGCTTGCCAGCCTGCAAGTCCGACAAGGATCACCAGGACGTACCATGTCCGGAAGGTCGAAGCTCGGTCACGATGCCGCGCCACCATGAGTACCCTCCGTTTTCTTCGTGTGCTGACGGGCAATTGTCGCGAACCCGAGAGTCCGGCAAGGTGTGAGAGTTTGTTCCCAAGAACCTATGGGTCCACGCACCGGGAAGGCACGGAAAACGATCATCGCGGCCGCCGCTGGGCTTCGCCCGTCATGGGGACAAACAGGACCGGTGCCACGCTCTCGCGACGAATGGAACCATCCGGCTGTTTCTCGATCACG
This is a stretch of genomic DNA from Thermogutta terrifontis. It encodes these proteins:
- a CDS encoding glycosyl hydrolase; this encodes MVARHRDRASTFRTWYVLVILVGLAGWQASSLLAMESVFNGSFEQDSDGDGVPDGWRTAGRGTIVQRLERVPLSEGGYVARLTCTKFEGGFPDSHAMLCQLNVVSVKRGQWYRLRLRARAEELVAGSVSVALVNYRNWTPTGLQEIFSPTSEWESFEFYFRATTDLPAEESRFQIYFQSTGTLWLDDVELTPVPDFRPRRLPQLAASVDQNFLPNSSFELGGFGWGSLGQGRTSWAANLFRLEGELDESQAYHGRRSWKLTVSRENRLLTYFDYFDPSVTELRRILVAHEGWVPLEPGKTYEFSAAVKANRSAVPVILQIKQDERTRTWNLQAGSEWQRLSVRFTAEGAFAYGAIGLDASNSDEDTTLWIDAVQFRCLSSQESSLPYAPARLVESCMVTDQPGNIFTAPDRGLTLRLRAYNADSKTQQLRGKLLIDDYRDRTVHTETVAVEIPPDTRVEKVFDGLLVGKKGFYRITWQPEGAPSQVLRAALIEPYREQDSVFGMNHAFPVDFLIPLAHQAGLRWWRDWSCQWRLVQPDSAAPFDFSIPDQQIHRVLALNGEVLMLLPFPATPWAAAADLERIAQEAQSNSYLKERLVVAQKPKDISAFGAYVRAAVTHYRDRVRCIEILNEPLFTSYALPNSYGWHVSDYIDLLRSAYQAIKEVHPNCLVVGGIAAPPESRWVRDFIEAGGLAWCDVMNLHLYPHRGSPDAYEEAFLRCRDMMRQAGFASKPIWVTEIGCYADDDPPSLPFRVGDEAMNRSLRPSEWRASIDLVKFAAVMGSAGVTKIFYHAGTCGPLNENTAGNIFFEYGGCARKMYAAQASLAQFLGPDLVFQGKESWHPSLQVYRFRSRGREVVILWAKKPLKWHVPARYEVFDLMGNHLALSELTLDDEPVYLVREGL